From a single Calditrichota bacterium genomic region:
- a CDS encoding NADH-quinone oxidoreductase subunit I, producing the protein MAFHTLKMFGVKPQGEGASATYQYPEEKRPVHPRWRGRHRLTVKQNGAMRCTACMLCETVCPCDCIHITPGESPDPKVEKFPERFDIDILRCCFCGLCAEACPVDAIRMDVQDFNLAAYSRDVIYTKEFLMGVDKKRPWETIVLVDDEERANAA; encoded by the coding sequence ATGGCTTTCCACACGCTCAAGATGTTCGGCGTCAAGCCGCAGGGCGAGGGAGCCTCTGCGACCTACCAGTATCCCGAAGAGAAACGCCCCGTCCACCCCCGCTGGCGAGGCAGACACCGGCTGACCGTCAAGCAGAACGGCGCGATGCGCTGCACCGCCTGTATGCTCTGCGAAACCGTCTGCCCCTGCGACTGCATCCATATCACCCCCGGCGAATCGCCCGACCCCAAGGTCGAGAAATTCCCCGAGCGGTTCGACATCGACATCCTCCGCTGCTGCTTCTGCGGGCTCTGCGCCGAAGCCTGTCCGGTGGACGCGATCCGTATGGATGTGCAGGACTTCAACCTCGCCGCGTATTCGCGCGACGTCATCTACACCAAGGAATTCCTGATGGGCGTCGATAAGAAACGCCCGTGGGAAACTATCGTTCTGGTGGACGACGAGGAGCGCGCCAATGCCGCGTAG